The genomic DNA GGCTCCTCTTTGAGGGGACTATTCAGGAACTATATTTCTGGATGTCGGTATGGTGGGACTTCTCAAAAGGCTACAGAGGTGTACATCCTTCACACCAACAATTTCCCTGATAGAAATTTAACTTAAGGGCATAGTTAAGGATGGAAGTAGGATTTGGTTCTAAGGATTGCCATCTTGATAATTCCCTACCAGTTTTTCTCATGAACTAGACCTCTCCCAAGACAGTGTTCTGTGCTCAAAGAGAACACATTTAGCTCACCAGTGCAAAAGCCACATGAACTGTGCTCTTCAGCACAGTCAGGTGCCATCCACGAAGTGTTGATAATTGGGAATATGAGAAACACTCTGAATTCCAAATAACATAGGGCTGTGACAATTGATTATGTCCCATTGAAAAGGTACAATCCTATGAAGGGAGCAAACATGAGTTGTAATGAAAACAACCAGGAGGGACGATTTGTTGCCTATCAGATTAGCAATGATTCACATTTGTAATGTGTGGGGAAACAGGCACTATCATACAGCGttgttagaaatataaaatagtttctttcaaAGTTGTGTTCATATAAAATGCAGTTTTCATGGTTTTGAAAAAAACACTTTCAAGAACTTATTAAGAGAAATGCTTACTAAAACATCTGAATGCCTATGAAGAAGAATGTTAAGAGACTCCCCGGGAAGATGGTGGAGTCAGAAAACTCTAAGCTCACCTTGGCTCATTGATACTACCAGATAACATTCATATCAGTGTAAATAGCCCATAAGACAACCCAAAGACTTGCAGAAGaaactctccacagctaaatatagagaagaagctgatgaaagaaagtaGGAAGGGTGAAGATGCAGTGGGGTACTAAGTGGACCCACGAGACGGCCCTCAGGAGAGAGGGCTGCCCAggtgtggagaggggagagaaatagaCTCTCACACCATGTAGCCCGCACAGGAAAGACAAATTCTCATCACATTGGCTGCAAAAACCAGAAGGGCCAAATTTCACCAGTTTGtacaaccagtgggacttaaaCCCAGCATGGTGAGGGGgaactgagtccccacccttaaagagacaggaCAACAAACAGCCCTGTGGAGACACAGCATAGAAGGGGCAGTTTGAAAATCACATGGGGACATGGGAGGGAGATTTATTTACTGATCTCGGAGCCTGTGTTGAAAGGGCAAGGATGTGTGGGGGATTTGCCCACAAACAAAGGAGCTGGTGGGAGCCAGTTTCCTTCCCCCCCACCGCAGCATGAACACACAGCCGCCTGGGGGAACAAACAAGGAACCAGTGAGGTGCTGACATTCCCTACTTAACTTGCTGACAGGACACCCAGCCCTCGTTTTTCACTGTGGACATGCCCCCTCCAATCGGGCCTTGGCTCCAGGTCTTCTCCCACAGCAGACCCATGCAAACCTTGCTAACACTGCAAGtccattcccctccccagcccccccacgCTTCCATGGATCCACCCCCTCCAATCCTCTCTTGGATGGAGCTTATGTAAAGCAGTGCCACAAGCCTGGAAGTTTGCAAGCAGCCCCAAGAAGGGCCAGTGCCACCCCAAAGTGACTTTTGccctggggagagagaaacataACCACACACAACAATCAGACTGTGGTCCCAGCAGTGGGCTGTGGGCAGACAGGGGGTCTGACTGCAGGCCTTGCCcatcaaggaaggcttctcaggggacaaaacAGGGAAAGTGCCCTGTAGTTCAGTGCTAGTGTATCCCTGGGAgatgcctggtctgactcaaatcaagcccaaggtggccccagactggcccaccagcaacacagggaccaaaccctgcccaccaCAGGCAAAGAGCGCCATTGTGGATGGCtgaactgaaggaaaaagcagCTCAACCACAAGAGCAGGGTGCACACAACAAACATACGAGAAACCCTGAAGCGCTAAATTCTGGTAAataggggacactgcactgcaggcaCTACAGGGTtgcttcttcataaggccactagtTTTAAGAGCAGGGGATGTGGTtaactttcctaacacatagaaacaggtgcagagagttagacaaaatgaggagacagaggaatatgtcccaaatggaggaacaagacaaaatcacagcaagagacctaagtgaaatggGGATTGCGTAGTATGTCTGACAGAGAATtgaaagtaatggtcataaagatacgaTGAGATGCGAGAAAAGtttggaggacctcagtgagaccctgaACAAAGAGAtacaaatcataaaaaagaaacaatcagggATGCAGAAcccaataactgaaattaaaaatgcaccaGATACAAAGAATAGTAGACTAGATGAAGCAGATCGTATCAGCAACCTGGGGggcagggtaatggaaagcaaccaagctggACAGTtgagaggaaacaaaacacaaaatgaaaacagactttgGGACCTCAGTGACACCATCAGGCGTAATAACGTTCACATTATAGGggctccagaaggaaaagagagagaaaaggggtcagaaaattaatttgaaaaaataatagctgaaaaaaaaatcccaaatctagggaaggaaagagaaatccagatccaggaggcacagacgGCCCCCCAAAAAATCAACCTAAAGTGGTCAACACCAACACATAAtacttaaaatggtaaaaagcAGTGGtaatgagataattttaaaagcagcaagaggaaagaaaattccatACAAGGTAAACCCCATAAagctatcagtggatttttcaacagaagctttggaggccagaagggagtggcatgatatattcaaagtggcGAAActaaaaaatctgcagccaagaatattctatccaggaAGGCTATCACTCAGAATATAAGgacagataaagagtttcccagacaaacaaaagctaaaggaatccatgatcactaaaccatccctacaagaaatgttaaaggggattctttgagtggaaaggaaataccataagcagaaataagaaatgtaGGAAGCATCAAAGCAGTGAAAATAAGTACATCTATAAAAAACAGTCAAAGGGTCTCTCAAAACACACGGATGTAAAGTATGGCAGCATACACCTAAAacgtggggtgaggggagaggagtaaagaatgagttcaaacttaagcaaccatcaactatTTGCACAAGATATTATATACAAGCTGAacggtaaaagaaaaaaaaaaaaacagtaacagataagcaaaaactaaagagaaaggaatccaagtttATCAATAAAAAAGCCAACTAACTgtgaagaaagagagcaagaaaagtaaggaacagagaaaaaccacaaaaaccacCATAAATTGGGTAACAGAATGGCAATGATTACCTACCTATctctaattttaatgtaaatggactaaccgctctgatcaaaagacatagggtgacagaaatGTGAAAAAGCAAGACGCATTTATATGTTGCTTGCAAGAGACTCACtacagacctaaagacacatgcagattgaaaatgaagtgatggagaaacatttatcatgcaagtagatatgaaaagaaagccaaggtagcaatacttatattgggcaaaatagattttaaacaaGAACTGTAAGAGGGGACGAAGAAGCACATTATgtaatcataaaggggacaatgcaacaagaagatataacaattgtaaatatttatgcacctgaCATGAgagcatccaaatacataaagccGTTcgtaacaaacataaagaaggcAATTCATAATAATACGATAATAGTAGGGGGCTTGAACAGCCCACTGACATCAATGGGTGGATctcctaaacagaaaatcaacaagaaagcaatgtctttgaatgacactttGGACCAGACGGATTTAACacatacattcagaacattccatccagaaatagcagaatacacatttttgtccgagtgcacatggaacattctccaaaatatatcacatattaggccacaagacagtctcaacaaattcaaaaggatcaaagtcataccaccatgcaccttttctgaccacaatgctgtgaaacaggaaatgaaccacaagagaaaaacctggaactggcacaaatacatggaagttaaataacatgctactaaacaatgaatgggctaacaaataaataaacgaggaattaaaaaaaaaatacatggagataaaagaagaagaaaacacagaaatccaaaacctttgggatgcagcaaaagctgtcctAAGGAGGAAGTTTACAGCAATGCAGTCCtacctgaagaagcaagaaaaatctaaaagtaaacaatctaaccttacacctccaggaactagaaaaagaacaaaaaaaatccaaaaccaatagaaggaaggaaataataaagattagagaagagataaatgaaatagaaacaaaacaaaacaaaacaaaacaaaacaaaagaacagatcaatgaacctGGGAGTTGGTTCTTTGGAAAATCAACAGAAGTGATCAATCATTAGCCAGACTCatcataaaaagagagaggagtcaaatgaataaaatcacaaatgaaagaagataaataacaactgacatcacagagatgcaaaggattataagagaatagtatgaaaaattatatcccAACAAACTGGGCAAACTGGAAGagatggataaatacctagaaacatgtaacctcccaaaactgaatcgggaagaaacagaaaatttgaacagaacaaCTAACAGCAATGAAACAGAATcagtaatgaaacaaaacaaaactaaacaaaaatatcccaagaaacaaaagtccaggaccagatgacttcacaggtgaattctaccaaacatttaaagaagggttaatacctaatcttctcaaactattccaaaaaaggaatacaagaggaaggaaatcttccaaattcattctaggagGCCAGTAGTAGCCTGATActaaagccagataaagacattacagagagacagagagagagagagagacagagagagagagagagagagagagaagtacagGCCAATCACTTTGATGAACATAGGTGtgaaaatcctcaagaaaatattatcaaaccaaatccaacaatacacttaaaaaataattcaccacaatcaaggggGTTTAGTCATAGGatacaagagtggttcaatatttacaaatcaaccAAAGTGATTTaccactttaataaaagaaaggataagaaccatatgatcagaATTGCTTGCAGTAGCCATGGTGGTCATGAGTTCATTACAGTGGGTTTCTGTCACTGcagtgtcccctctctctggccaCTGTCTCGGCACTCAGCTTGGATTCAGGGGCTTCCTCACCCATGGCTTTCTGAAGACTGCAGCTCAGTGCGACACAGTGGAAACAATGAGAAAAGACTGTTTATCACCAAACCTTCTGGATTCTATGACAGGTGTTATATTTGAGTTTAATGAAATTCTACATTTTTGTTGAGTGGGATTCCAGTAGCAATTGGCATAACTCTGGTGAATATATTCATTGGTGAAGCTTGAGTTAGCAGAAATTCCAGAAGGCCAAATCCTGGAACACTGGGAATGTTTCAAGCATCCTATATCAAGATggatttccagaactttcttcgATGGCCctgaaaagaattatgaaaagacAATGGCTATTCTTCAAATTGAAGCTGAAAAGTCTGATTTATGGTTAAAGTAACTGGAAGTACCAAGGTTAGTTAATGCATCCCAGAGGCGATGGTCCCTTGTATCAGTATCCTTCCATTGATAAGGCGCTGATTGATCATTCTCCAAAAGCAACTCCCAACATCGAATCTCTTATTTATCTaaatacaaagtatattctctttaggggaaaattaattaaaaatatattctatatttttgctCATGCGATGAATAAAAGGCCTTCTATTGCTCTATTACTCAGCATTGGTTCAGATTAAGGTTTTAGTgtgggatttcatttttttcagctttattgtaTTGGGGCATAGTGGACAatattgtaagatatttaaagtgtacattatGATGATTTGGTACCCATTGTGAAGGGCagattaaaactttttatttgtggGTTTTGGCTTCCTCCTATAAGAAGGTATATAGGTAAATATAGAAACTTGAACAACTAGGAATTTGTGAACTCCCAAAGGTGTAACTTTGaaagtttaatgttttatttgactCATAATTGGAAGTTAGAGAAGTCCAATTATGTTAAATACCAAGAAATATAGTAGTTTACACAAATGTCTGTATTGTAGATATCTAGATTACTCACAggtaattcataattttaaattacataaatattgaaCTAACTATATAAACCATTAACCCCTGAATAAACAATTTTTCAGTGACAATAAAAGAACCATGTCATCATTtagaaagatgcagagaaagcatttacaaATTATAAGATCCATTTATggtaaaaaccttcaacaaagttggttcagaggaaacatacctcaacataataaaagccatatacgaaaatcccacagtgaacatcatactcaatgtggaaaaactgaaagctttcccctcCTAGTGTCagcaacaagacaaggatgtccactctcaccacttttattcaacatagtaccagaAGTCCTAGGCGCAgccatcagacaagaaaaaggaatacaaggcatccaaattggtacaAAAGAAGTAAAACGTTCACTATTGGCAGAATAacatgataccatatatagaaaaccctaaagactctatcCCAAAAACTACTAGtaatgataaatgaattcagtaaggtctcaggatacaaaatcaacgtacagaaagcTGTTGCAtgtctacacactaataatgaagcagcagaaagagaaattaagaaaacaatcccatttacaatggcatcaaaaataataaaatgcctaggaataaacgtaaccaaggatataaaagacctgtactctgaaaactataaaacattgatgagagaaattgaagacggcacaaatggaaagacatcccatgctcatggataggaagaacaaacactgttaaaatgtccatgctatcCTGAacagtctacagatttaatggaATCGCTGTcaaaaaataccaacagcatttttcacagaactcgaacaagcaatcctgaaatttgtatggaaccataagaGACaccgaacagccaaagcaatattgaaaaggaaaacaaagctggaggtatcaaaattccagacttcaacttatatcacaaagctatagtactcaaaacagtatggcactggcacaaaaatggacacacagatcagtggcacagaatagagatcccagaaataagcccatgacTATTTGGTCAATTgacctttgacaaaggaggcaagaatatccagtgggaaatagacagtctcttcaacaaatgatgttgggaaagcTGGGcaggtacatgcaaaagaataaaaccgGACCACAATcctacaccacacacaaaaatgaacttaaaatagattaaggaactaaatgtgagacctgaaaatataaaacatcttagaaaggagcacaggcagtaatttctctgacaccgACTGTAacaactcctttttttcttttttggatatgactcttgaggcaagagaaacacaagcaaaaataaactattgggactacattgaAACAACAAGTTTCTacgcagcaaaggaaaaaatcgaAACTAAAGGGCAAACCactcaatgggagaagatatttccaaacgatatatctgataaagtCTTAGCATCcacaaccgacacatgaaaaaatgcacaacatgactcatcatcagggatacacacacacacacacacacacacacacacacacacacacaatggagtattactcggcaatcaaaaagaatgaaatcttgtcatttgcaactacgtggatggaactagagggtattatgctaagcaaaattagtcagagaaagacaaatatcatatgacttcacacatatgaggaatttaagatacaagacaGATGGATATAACggaagggagggaaaaacaacataaaaacagggagggggacaaaacataagagactcttaagtatggagaacaaacagagggttactggaggggttgtgagaggggttatgagctaaatgggtaagggtcattaaggtatctactcctgaaatcattgatgCACtgtgtgctaactaacttggatgtaaattttaaaagtgaattaaataataaaagggcTTAGCATCCAAAATTTATGAAGAATGCATACAAATCAACACCCGAAAGACaaatcatccaattaaaaaatgggcagaagacatgaacagacatttctccaaagaagacatccagatggccaaaagacacatgaaaagatgctcaacatcactcatcatcagggaaatgcaactcaaaaccacagtgagatatcacctcacacctgtcagaatgaccccaatcaaaaacacaagaaactacaaatgttggagaggatttgcagaaaagggaaccccccttgcactgttgatgggactGCAAGCTGGctcagtcactctggaaaacagtatggagcttcctcaagaagttaaaatgtAACTACTCtacgatccagtaatttcactgctgggtatttacccaaagaatacaaaaacaccaattcgAGAAGGTACATGCACCTCTCTGTTTATTGTGGTATTATTTACCATAGACAAATTATGGAGGCAGCCCAAGTTCCATCGATTGATTCATGGATAAAAAgtagtatatatgtacaatggaatatcgctcagccataaaaaaaaaaatcttgtcatttgtagcaacatggatggagctagagagtataatgccaagcgaaataagtcagtcagacaaagacaggtaccatacgatttcactcctatgtggaatttgagaaacaaaacaaatgagcaaaggaaaagagagagagagagaccacaaaaCACTatgaaacagactctttaactacagagaactgatagtaccagagaggaggtgggtgatgtaggtgaaggggattaagagaagACTTATCATGATAggcactaagtaatgtatagaattgttgaatcagtatattgtacacctgaaactaatagaacactgcatgttaactgtactggattTAAAAGTAAGACAagagagggctgcctgggtggctcagccagttaaggatccgacttcagctcaggttatgatcttgcagtccatgagttacagccccacactgggctctctgctgtcagcacccagcccgctttggattttctgcccccctccctttctgcccctcccccactcgttctctctctctctctctctcaaaataaataaataaactttaagaagagAGAATGTTAGCATACTATTGTTTGTAATAGAAAATGTGGTAAAAAAACTATATTTACATCACTAGTattggagaaataaatgttggGCCATTCATATGATGCCACAACtggtctttatttaaaaaataagtgaaattttgTTGTAAAGTAATTGAAAATATTGTCATTGAAATGTGTTTACATAGAAAGATGGTAAAAAAGTGTGCTAAAACAGGTTACAATGATCATAAAGGACACAGATCCATTTTTTGCTTATATAGGCATATACCTATTTATCCAGAGGTCTCAAAGCATAAAATCAAAGTGATCTTGTTGTTCCAGTAGCCTAGAGCTTTTATTCAGCATGGAAAGAGGCTGCACTTTCTGTCTGGACACCTCACACAGGCACCCTTGAGAATGTCCCTGTACCCTTGGGAATGCCCCCTTTCTACTCAGATGTCCTGAAAGCTGTCTGGTGGGTTTTCaccacagcccctccctcccaccttcctgctCAGCCATGCTCAAACTGCAGCTCAGGCTCCTGTCACGAGGTGGCACCAACATACTTCCACCATCAATTTCTCTACAAGAGGTTTGTTTATTCAAggagcaaaaaccaaaaaccaacgaaccaaccaaacaaacaaaaacaccttcccTTAAGATCTAGCATGTGAACCAATTGtatacaattatttaaataatttaaattctgtCTGATAGAACTGATGGgttagataggtagatagatagatataggtataggtataggtgTAGATATATGTATAGATTATATCTATATACAGGACATTCTTAGAATGATACACAGGCGATAGTGTTGCACCATGGTAGTAGGAGGTAGGGCAGGTGGGCTTAGGGCAGGGCAGAACAGGACAGGTAGGAGGTGCCTGAGAGAGAATGGGGCACTGGACTGAGACTGGGAAGCCTGTATGGGTGTGGGGTGGTGGAGGGCGAAAATTTGTCTCTGGGAGGGACATGCTACAGTGTGGACATGGTCAACCTGcactgaagagggaaaaaaatacatcactAAATGCGATATAGGTTTGGGGCCAACAGCAAATGGAACTGCTTTAATAGACATATGAATTTTCCAAACATAATCTTAGTAAAACAAATGATTCCAagacttttcttattctttgcttggtttatttgaaaaagaaaatggagatggaTGCCACTTGATAGCCAGAGCCAGAATTGCAGCTCTGAGGCACAGACCAGCAGGCTCatcaaggaagaaggaaagatggaattTGTGATCTTGGTTGAATGGTTTCAGCCAGAGTTTTGGGGAATTTTTCACTTCATGGCAGTAATTCCTTGGTGTCCATCATTTTCTGGGATATCTAAATCTGAGTTCAGAATCC from Leopardus geoffroyi isolate Oge1 chromosome X, O.geoffroyi_Oge1_pat1.0, whole genome shotgun sequence includes the following:
- the LOC123594408 gene encoding LOW QUALITY PROTEIN: NADH dehydrogenase [ubiquinone] 1 beta subcomplex subunit 5, mitochondrial-like (The sequence of the model RefSeq protein was modified relative to this genomic sequence to represent the inferred CDS: deleted 1 base in 1 codon; substituted 2 bases at 2 genomic stop codons), with amino-acid sequence MVVMSSLQWVSVTAVSPLSGHCLGTQLGFRGFLTHGFLKTAAQCDTLELAEIPEGQILEHWECFKHPISRWISRTFFDGPEKNYEKTMAILQIEAEKSDLWLKXLEVPRXLMHPRGDGPLYQYPSIDKALIDHSPKATPNIESLIYLNTNIGSD